A genomic region of Thermodesulfobium narugense DSM 14796 contains the following coding sequences:
- the pilM gene encoding type IV pilus biogenesis protein PilM — MFLFKKKKIYCGIEIDGNILRFSHVENRKSSFFLRNYQEIILPQPYTKDSNIESIKSFSSLLEQQFGSFKNVDFVLGLHGTQVILKNIRLPMLPADEVPLVVKSEADRYLPIPPEEAYIDSCFLRDVSIGNDNFVDALLVACPRRIVDPYIDSFNRANLNLSKVDLSILALARALGEQLVSGIQMIMKIFSEGVNILILDEGFPVYQRFILIPYDNLIRNDTASLELLLSEIERTISFYLSDKVNKEVSKLSFIGRSENDKPLFNYIKEKISVSFGEAKIVPNKFLKGNFDESALNYSGISVGLGMRDEE; from the coding sequence TTGTTTTTGTTTAAAAAGAAAAAAATTTATTGTGGCATTGAAATAGACGGTAACATATTGAGATTTTCTCATGTAGAAAATCGCAAATCTTCTTTCTTTTTAAGAAATTATCAAGAAATTATACTGCCACAACCATATACTAAAGATTCGAATATTGAAAGTATAAAGTCTTTTTCTTCTCTACTTGAACAACAATTTGGCTCATTTAAAAATGTTGACTTTGTTTTGGGTCTTCATGGGACTCAAGTTATTTTAAAAAACATTAGACTTCCTATGCTGCCCGCTGATGAGGTGCCTCTGGTTGTAAAATCTGAGGCAGACAGATATTTGCCTATACCACCAGAAGAAGCCTATATTGATAGTTGTTTTTTGAGAGATGTTAGTATAGGAAATGATAATTTTGTTGATGCCCTTTTGGTTGCCTGTCCTAGAAGAATAGTTGATCCTTATATTGATTCTTTTAATAGGGCTAATCTAAATCTGAGTAAAGTAGATCTTTCAATTTTAGCACTTGCAAGAGCTTTAGGGGAGCAACTTGTTTCTGGGATTCAGATGATTATGAAAATATTTTCTGAAGGAGTAAATATTTTAATTTTGGACGAGGGTTTTCCAGTATATCAACGTTTTATTTTAATTCCATACGATAATCTTATAAGAAATGATACTGCAAGTTTGGAGCTCCTTCTTTCCGAGATTGAAAGAACTATTAGCTTTTATCTTTCCGATAAAGTTAACAAGGAAGTTAGCAAGTTAAGTTTTATAGGAAGAAGCGAAAATGATAAGCCTTTGTTTAATTATATTAAAGAAAAAATTAGCGTTTCGTTCGGAGAGGCAAAGATTGTTCCAAACAAATTCCTTAAAGGAAATTTCGATGAAAGTGCTCTTAATTATTCTGGCATTTCAGTAGGGTTGGGGATGAGAGATGAAGAATAG
- a CDS encoding polysaccharide deacetylase family protein: MSKGFSFVILIVCGLLVLFVGNKLFHTDRSQTSNETVKENVVKNQNENIPPKTNSHRTSEEQKIGESSKSYSSRYEIDRAKGKTIVLTFDAGADGSRLPEILNILSENHVRATFFLTGPFCERYPNLVRKITAYGFEVGNHSYAHKDMTTMSNESIKEDILRAQEIIIKTTGQDPRPWFRPPYGARDDRVRGVLKSLGYETVYWTIDSLDWEDNMTVERERDRIYNNLKDGSIILLHIGSRTTPMILSEMIKYFESKGYRVTDLSGALR; this comes from the coding sequence GTGTCAAAAGGATTCTCTTTTGTTATTTTAATTGTATGTGGTTTATTAGTCCTCTTTGTTGGAAATAAATTATTTCATACAGATAGATCTCAAACAAGTAACGAGACAGTTAAGGAAAACGTTGTTAAGAATCAAAATGAAAACATACCTCCTAAAACTAATAGCCATAGAACCAGCGAAGAGCAAAAAATTGGTGAAAGCTCTAAAAGTTATAGTTCAAGATATGAGATAGATAGAGCAAAAGGCAAGACAATAGTTCTTACCTTCGATGCTGGAGCTGATGGTAGTAGATTGCCTGAAATTCTAAATATTTTGTCTGAAAATCACGTAAGGGCAACCTTTTTCCTTACTGGGCCTTTTTGCGAGAGATATCCGAATCTTGTTAGAAAAATTACAGCATATGGCTTTGAAGTTGGGAATCACTCTTATGCTCATAAAGATATGACAACGATGTCGAACGAATCAATTAAGGAAGACATACTTAGAGCTCAAGAGATAATTATTAAAACTACTGGGCAGGATCCAAGGCCATGGTTTAGACCTCCTTATGGGGCTAGAGATGATAGGGTAAGAGGGGTGTTAAAGTCTTTAGGATATGAAACGGTTTATTGGACTATTGACTCTCTTGATTGGGAAGATAATATGACTGTTGAAAGGGAAAGGGATAGAATATATAATAATCTTAAAGATGGAAGCATAATATTGCTTCATATTGGTAGTAGAACAACTCCAATGATTTTATCTGAAATGATAAAGTATTTTGAAAGTAAAGGTTATAGAGTTACAGATCTATCAGGTGCTCTTAGATAA
- a CDS encoding universal stress protein, whose product MKILVAVDGTKYSREAALWAVKIAKKEKEAKLIAVYVERQLSKEDYLLSDDELDIRIEKKANEIFEKSFEDIDLEGIEVEKVVERGSPASKILDVSDREDVDLIVVGNSSRSGINNFFLGSVSDKVFTYSVRPVLVVKTREKEPVIETVAIT is encoded by the coding sequence ATGAAAATTCTTGTAGCTGTCGATGGTACTAAGTACTCTAGAGAAGCAGCTTTGTGGGCAGTAAAAATAGCTAAAAAAGAAAAAGAAGCCAAACTGATAGCAGTTTATGTTGAAAGACAGCTTTCAAAGGAAGACTATTTATTATCTGACGATGAACTTGATATTAGAATTGAAAAAAAAGCAAATGAAATATTTGAAAAATCGTTTGAAGATATAGATTTGGAAGGTATTGAAGTTGAAAAAGTGGTAGAAAGAGGTAGCCCTGCATCAAAAATATTAGATGTTTCCGACAGGGAGGATGTAGATTTAATAGTTGTTGGAAATAGTTCAAGATCAGGAATTAACAACTTCTTTTTAGGCTCAGTATCCGATAAGGTATTTACTTATTCAGTGAGACCTGTCCTTGTTGTAAAGACAAGAGAAAAAGAACCAGTAATAGAAACGGTGGCTATAACTTAG
- the ilvB gene encoding biosynthetic-type acetolactate synthase large subunit, whose product MKMRGTAAILKVLESQGVKNAFGITGGAIMGLYDELYKNPVFKHYMMRHEQGAAHAADGYARASGEVGVCIATSGPGATNLVTGIANAYMDSIPIVALTGQVPTSVMGTDAFQETDIFGITLPIVKHSYIVKNQQEIPTIFKEAFYIASTGRPGPVLIDLPRDILMNENEFNFTKPINIPGYKPTTEGHPLQIKKAVKIIQKSKRPVILVGGGARDCVEEIKEFVEKTHIPVAHTLHGKGVLHPDSVYHLGMPGMHGLPCANKALMESDLIISIGARFDDRVTGHLASFAPHAKVIHIDVDPAEIGKNVPVLVPIVGLSKKVLAQLNKELEQMQPKNEWMKQIEEWKKEFCLEYKPPKAHEGIYPQEFFYMFSQILGTNGIVVTDVGQHQMFAALYLKRFDPRTFISSGGLGTMGFGLPAAIGAQVAKPNQLVVCIAGDGGFQMTIQELAVLNSYKLPVKVMIVNNGYLGMVRQWQDLFFEKRYAETDLISGNPDFLKIAEAYNIPARTVKKNSELKSAIEECLSSSGPYLLDIWVEREENVFPMVPPGVDISKMIYGRESK is encoded by the coding sequence ATGAAGATGAGAGGGACAGCAGCGATTTTAAAGGTTCTTGAGTCCCAGGGTGTCAAAAATGCATTTGGTATTACTGGTGGGGCAATAATGGGCCTTTATGATGAACTTTACAAAAATCCTGTTTTCAAACACTATATGATGAGACATGAACAGGGAGCAGCTCATGCTGCAGACGGCTATGCAAGGGCTTCTGGTGAAGTAGGGGTGTGTATTGCTACCTCTGGTCCTGGAGCAACAAATCTTGTAACTGGCATTGCAAACGCCTATATGGACTCAATACCTATTGTTGCACTGACTGGGCAGGTACCTACTAGCGTAATGGGTACGGATGCATTTCAAGAGACTGATATATTCGGTATAACTTTACCTATTGTAAAACATAGCTATATCGTAAAAAATCAGCAGGAAATACCCACTATTTTTAAAGAGGCTTTTTATATTGCTTCCACGGGGAGACCTGGCCCAGTTCTTATCGATCTTCCAAGAGATATTTTGATGAATGAAAATGAATTTAATTTTACAAAACCTATTAATATTCCTGGTTATAAACCTACAACTGAAGGACACCCTTTACAAATTAAAAAAGCTGTTAAAATTATACAAAAATCAAAGAGACCAGTAATTTTAGTTGGTGGTGGAGCTAGAGATTGTGTAGAAGAGATTAAAGAATTTGTCGAGAAAACTCATATTCCTGTAGCTCACACTTTGCATGGCAAAGGAGTTTTGCATCCTGATTCTGTTTATCATCTTGGAATGCCTGGAATGCATGGTTTGCCATGTGCTAACAAGGCTTTGATGGAGTCTGATTTGATTATTTCAATTGGGGCTCGTTTTGACGATAGAGTTACCGGACATCTTGCTTCATTTGCACCTCACGCTAAAGTTATTCACATTGACGTTGACCCGGCAGAAATAGGTAAAAATGTACCAGTTTTAGTTCCAATAGTTGGGCTTAGCAAGAAGGTGCTTGCTCAGTTAAATAAAGAGCTAGAACAAATGCAACCGAAAAATGAATGGATGAAGCAAATAGAAGAATGGAAAAAGGAGTTTTGCCTTGAATACAAGCCTCCAAAAGCACATGAAGGCATTTATCCACAAGAGTTTTTCTATATGTTCAGTCAAATTTTAGGTACAAACGGCATTGTTGTAACTGATGTTGGTCAACATCAAATGTTTGCCGCTTTGTATCTTAAGAGATTTGATCCTAGAACATTTATTTCTTCTGGCGGACTTGGAACTATGGGATTTGGGCTTCCTGCTGCTATAGGGGCTCAAGTTGCAAAGCCAAATCAACTTGTAGTTTGTATTGCTGGAGATGGTGGATTCCAGATGACTATTCAAGAGTTAGCTGTCTTAAATTCTTATAAATTGCCAGTAAAAGTAATGATAGTTAACAACGGATATTTAGGAATGGTTCGACAGTGGCAAGACCTATTTTTTGAGAAGAGATACGCTGAAACAGATTTGATATCTGGAAATCCAGATTTCTTAAAGATTGCCGAAGCTTATAACATTCCTGCAAGAACAGTAAAGAAAAATTCAGAGTTAAAGAGCGCAATTGAAGAATGTCTCTCCTCTTCGGGGCCATATTTATTAGATATTTGGGTAGAAAGAGAAGAAAATGTTTTCCCAATGGTCCCCCCTGGTGTTGATATATCAAAGATGATTTATGGGAGGGAAAGTAAATGA
- a CDS encoding PilN domain-containing protein, with the protein MKNSVYMRYVVNLLPEEFTEKTKEVNQNLVFIVPVAVFFILLLLTGVAFALNFYMSSKINSLNAQITALMPDALNYDVLLKRKNELQEANKVLQGIDQRSKIDIEVLEDLRSSIPADTWITSLKINGSHYTLNGSSLSSTSPAYFYYLISKSKILSNPRLDEIIRVSGKGKEDSNNAFNFIFDFEVSR; encoded by the coding sequence ATGAAGAATAGCGTCTATATGAGATATGTTGTAAATTTATTGCCTGAAGAGTTTACTGAGAAGACTAAAGAAGTTAACCAAAACTTAGTTTTTATTGTACCTGTGGCTGTTTTTTTTATTCTTTTGTTGCTTACGGGTGTGGCCTTTGCTCTAAATTTCTATATGTCGTCTAAAATTAATAGTTTAAATGCCCAAATTACTGCGCTTATGCCAGATGCGCTTAATTATGACGTTCTACTGAAGAGAAAAAATGAATTACAGGAAGCTAACAAGGTTTTGCAGGGAATAGATCAAAGGTCTAAGATAGACATCGAAGTTCTAGAAGATCTTAGATCTAGTATACCTGCTGATACCTGGATTACTTCTTTAAAGATAAACGGATCACATTATACTTTAAACGGCTCTTCTCTTAGTTCCACTTCTCCTGCGTACTTTTATTATTTGATATCAAAATCTAAAATACTTTCTAATCCAAGATTGGATGAAATTATAAGGGTTTCTGGTAAAGGCAAGGAAGACTCAAATAATGCCTTTAACTTTATTTTTGACTTTGAGGTCTCAAGATGA
- a CDS encoding glycosyltransferase family 4 protein has translation MKVALVSPYSFSFKGGVNTHLFFLQKFFDKHNIETHIIAPAEPGKPLAYNVDHSRFHTVGRSFPFMTNGSIARLAPTPGALGKILLLKENFDIWHVHEPFAPGPSLFSIFTINKPIVGTFHAYSDIPFPFEWFKPISKRFSEKINVKIAVSEASMHFAEQYIDGEFKIIPNGVNIDIFAPSEKYQQPTILFVGRLEKRKGLDVILKAWNKIFKKYPDAQLRIAGYSTEKRINKFQDLDGVKFLGELSEEDLAKEYSKAWIFCSPALGGESFGMTILEALSSGTAVIASNITGYRTLLKNGQYGLLVEPNDPNDLAQKICYLIKNREARTELEKRARPYAINFSWEKITLSLIDIYEEAKSIFKTKL, from the coding sequence ATGAAGGTAGCTCTCGTTAGTCCATATTCCTTTTCGTTCAAAGGAGGAGTTAATACCCATCTTTTTTTTCTTCAAAAATTTTTCGATAAACACAACATTGAAACGCACATAATTGCTCCTGCAGAACCAGGAAAACCACTTGCTTACAATGTTGATCACTCAAGATTTCATACAGTAGGTAGATCTTTCCCATTTATGACAAACGGTTCTATAGCAAGACTTGCGCCAACTCCGGGAGCTCTTGGAAAAATACTTTTGCTTAAAGAAAACTTTGATATATGGCATGTACATGAACCCTTTGCACCAGGTCCTTCTCTCTTTTCTATATTTACTATAAATAAGCCAATAGTAGGTACTTTTCACGCTTATTCTGATATACCGTTTCCCTTTGAATGGTTTAAACCAATTTCAAAAAGATTTTCAGAAAAAATAAACGTTAAAATTGCTGTCTCAGAAGCATCAATGCACTTTGCAGAACAATATATTGATGGAGAATTTAAAATTATACCAAATGGAGTTAATATAGACATATTTGCCCCCTCAGAAAAATATCAACAACCAACAATACTCTTTGTTGGAAGACTTGAAAAGAGAAAAGGACTTGACGTAATATTAAAAGCATGGAATAAAATTTTTAAAAAATACCCCGATGCACAACTAAGAATAGCTGGATATTCAACTGAAAAAAGAATTAACAAATTTCAAGATCTTGATGGCGTAAAGTTTCTTGGAGAACTAAGCGAAGAAGACCTTGCAAAAGAATACTCAAAAGCCTGGATATTTTGTTCGCCAGCATTGGGTGGGGAAAGCTTTGGTATGACTATTTTAGAGGCACTCTCTTCTGGAACTGCGGTAATTGCATCAAACATTACAGGATACAGAACTCTGCTAAAAAACGGTCAATACGGTTTATTAGTTGAGCCGAACGACCCAAATGACCTTGCACAAAAAATATGCTATTTAATTAAAAATAGAGAAGCAAGAACAGAATTGGAAAAAAGGGCAAGACCTTATGCGATAAATTTCTCCTGGGAAAAAATCACGCTTTCTCTTATTGATATTTACGAAGAAGCTAAAAGCATTTTTAAAACTAAGTTATAG
- the ilvN gene encoding acetolactate synthase small subunit, with protein sequence MRHTLSLVVINKSGVLARVAGLFARRGYNIESLTVAPMENEGFSRMTILVEGDDRVVEQIAKQLHKLIDVIKVFDYSQENIVERQLVLIKTKASGPVRSEILQIINIFRARVVDLSKDTLTVEVTGDEEKVYACLNLLKPYGIIEVLFSGRVAMKRG encoded by the coding sequence ATGAGACACACTCTTAGTTTGGTTGTTATAAATAAATCGGGTGTGCTAGCAAGAGTTGCTGGATTATTTGCTAGAAGAGGATACAATATTGAATCTTTGACCGTTGCACCTATGGAAAATGAAGGTTTCTCTAGGATGACTATTCTTGTAGAGGGGGACGATAGGGTTGTTGAGCAGATAGCAAAACAACTACACAAGCTTATTGATGTAATAAAAGTATTTGATTACTCTCAAGAAAATATTGTTGAAAGACAACTTGTTCTTATAAAAACAAAGGCAAGCGGCCCTGTAAGATCGGAAATTTTGCAGATAATAAATATTTTTAGGGCTAGGGTAGTAGATCTTTCTAAAGATACGCTAACTGTGGAAGTAACTGGAGATGAAGAAAAAGTATATGCTTGTCTTAACCTTTTAAAGCCGTATGGAATTATTGAAGTTTTGTTTAGTGGTAGGGTGGCAATGAAGAGAGGATAG
- a CDS encoding type II secretion system protein GspD: MKWFLKSCFFLFFLFISITSYASDKPALVNIGTNNQDTYDELTLTFSGPIDLNSISEERLNYPDCIKFTFKNVNLSLKPGQKIFADLSKIDYLSYYIVPEGVELYAYLRDPDTSVSIQKTADNVIKLKFQSKEISKSVQTGSPGNENVESKSSNQNVSSSGNANNLDSGLYPKGFNLSNFKSQTSNEQNESSNNYQAENSPMISYMAFKGADIRDVLATLARLGGYNLVAADSVKGSVTVDLKDISVDDAIKLVTKINNFSMQKVGNVLVIGTDKDLSNFGVIRVYKLYNVGNKTIIETSTSATAGGGTSGGASGLTINKVTTMRQGVDVAKLIAEGIGASFSSTKIASSSGGGESTSTSSSSNSSGKVLYDDRTNTITVIAPEDKQKIAEELLQNLDKPLKQIEVQVMVIELDNQGIKQLGIQWPNNIQFSGNATGTRTYGTSKSKSSVYTGTISNITASLYAQLNNNNAKILSDPRILALDGQDSYVFAGDKLYIPQVSSATGGNVTYTTNEYDVGVLLKITPFIGENGEITIHVTPSVSAFNGDVTQLQINQPFTTTIREADVTARVKDGQTFYIGGLISDEQRKQTISVPGLGNMPLLGPMFRYDYNMKSRTEVIFLLTPHIVKNS, encoded by the coding sequence ATGAAATGGTTTTTAAAATCGTGTTTTTTTCTGTTTTTTCTCTTTATTTCTATAACCTCTTACGCTTCTGACAAACCTGCTCTTGTTAATATAGGCACAAATAACCAGGATACTTATGATGAATTAACTCTTACTTTTTCAGGGCCTATAGACCTAAACAGCATCAGTGAGGAAAGACTTAATTATCCAGATTGCATAAAATTCACTTTTAAAAACGTAAACCTTTCTTTAAAACCAGGACAAAAAATTTTTGCAGATCTGTCAAAAATTGATTATCTTTCTTATTATATTGTTCCAGAGGGAGTAGAGCTCTATGCGTATCTTAGAGATCCAGATACTAGTGTAAGCATTCAAAAAACTGCGGACAATGTTATAAAATTGAAATTTCAATCTAAAGAGATTAGTAAATCTGTGCAAACCGGTTCTCCAGGGAATGAAAATGTGGAAAGCAAATCATCAAACCAAAATGTTTCAAGTTCTGGAAATGCAAATAATTTAGACTCAGGCCTTTATCCGAAGGGATTTAATTTGTCTAACTTTAAGTCACAAACCAGTAACGAACAAAATGAAAGTAGCAATAACTACCAAGCTGAAAACTCTCCTATGATCTCTTATATGGCATTTAAAGGCGCTGATATAAGAGATGTTTTGGCTACTCTGGCAAGATTAGGAGGGTACAATTTAGTAGCAGCGGATTCTGTTAAAGGATCGGTTACTGTTGATTTGAAGGACATAAGCGTTGATGATGCAATTAAACTTGTTACAAAAATAAATAATTTTTCGATGCAAAAGGTTGGCAACGTTCTTGTAATAGGTACTGATAAAGATCTTAGTAATTTTGGCGTTATTAGAGTTTATAAATTATATAATGTAGGCAATAAAACAATAATAGAGACTTCTACTTCAGCAACTGCTGGTGGAGGCACTTCGGGAGGAGCATCGGGTCTAACTATAAATAAAGTAACTACAATGAGGCAAGGAGTTGATGTAGCAAAGCTTATTGCAGAGGGCATTGGTGCATCGTTTTCTTCTACAAAGATTGCATCCTCTTCAGGTGGAGGAGAATCAACGTCCACATCTAGCTCGAGCAATAGCTCAGGAAAGGTTCTTTATGATGACAGGACAAATACGATTACAGTAATAGCACCAGAAGACAAGCAGAAAATTGCTGAAGAATTGCTTCAAAACCTTGATAAACCTCTTAAACAAATAGAAGTTCAGGTAATGGTTATTGAACTTGACAATCAAGGGATAAAACAATTGGGTATACAGTGGCCTAATAATATCCAGTTTTCTGGCAACGCTACCGGTACAAGAACTTATGGTACTTCAAAGAGTAAATCTAGCGTTTATACAGGTACGATTTCCAATATTACTGCAAGTCTTTATGCTCAGTTAAATAATAATAATGCAAAAATACTTTCAGATCCAAGAATTCTTGCTTTGGATGGACAGGATTCATATGTATTTGCTGGTGACAAGTTATATATACCTCAGGTGTCTTCTGCTACCGGAGGTAACGTCACATACACTACGAATGAATATGATGTAGGAGTTTTGTTAAAGATTACCCCATTTATAGGTGAAAATGGAGAAATTACCATTCACGTAACTCCATCTGTTTCTGCATTTAATGGAGACGTTACCCAGCTTCAGATTAACCAACCATTTACTACAACTATAAGAGAAGCTGATGTAACAGCAAGGGTAAAGGATGGCCAAACATTTTATATTGGTGGTCTAATTAGCGATGAACAGAGAAAACAAACTATTTCTGTTCCAGGATTAGGCAATATGCCACTTCTTGGCCCAATGTTTAGATATGATTATAACATGAAGAGTAGGACAGAAGTAATATTCTTGCTTACTCCTCATATAGTAAAAAATAGTTAG
- the ilvC gene encoding ketol-acid reductoisomerase yields MVKVYYDQDADLKFLKNKRIAILGFGSQGHAHALNLKDSGLDVIVALRPDSKSAQKAIDAGLKVTTVSQASQDADIIVFLIPDELQAKIYANEVKPYLKAGKALVFAHGFSIHFNQIVPPADVDVFMVAPKGPGHLVRRQFQEGKGVPCLYAIYQDASGSAFDMALAYAKGIGGTRAGVLNTTFKEETETDLFGEQAVLCGGLTSLIKAGFETLCEAGYQPELAYFEVLHEMKLIVDLIYEGGFGWMRHSISNTAEYGDLTVGPRVVGPEVKENMKKVLNDIQTGAFAKGWILENTAGQPMLNALRREAKEHKIEEVGKRIRAMMSWLPKVEY; encoded by the coding sequence ATGGTAAAAGTTTATTACGATCAAGATGCAGATCTTAAATTTTTAAAAAACAAAAGAATTGCAATTTTGGGTTTTGGGAGTCAGGGGCACGCACATGCTCTAAATCTTAAAGATAGTGGCCTTGACGTTATAGTGGCCTTAAGGCCAGATTCAAAAAGCGCACAAAAGGCTATTGATGCTGGTTTGAAAGTAACAACCGTTTCTCAAGCGAGTCAAGATGCTGATATTATCGTCTTTTTGATTCCGGATGAATTACAGGCAAAAATATATGCAAACGAAGTTAAACCATATCTAAAAGCTGGCAAAGCGTTGGTTTTTGCTCATGGGTTTAGTATTCATTTCAACCAAATCGTTCCTCCAGCAGATGTAGATGTCTTTATGGTAGCTCCAAAAGGTCCTGGACATCTTGTGAGAAGACAATTCCAAGAAGGTAAAGGTGTTCCGTGTTTATATGCTATTTATCAAGATGCTAGCGGCAGTGCCTTTGATATGGCACTTGCTTATGCTAAGGGAATAGGCGGAACAAGAGCAGGTGTTTTGAATACGACTTTTAAAGAAGAAACTGAAACTGATTTATTTGGTGAACAAGCCGTTTTGTGTGGTGGGCTTACTTCCTTGATAAAAGCAGGTTTTGAAACTCTTTGTGAGGCTGGTTATCAGCCTGAACTTGCATACTTTGAAGTTCTTCATGAAATGAAACTAATAGTGGATTTAATTTATGAAGGCGGTTTTGGTTGGATGAGACATTCAATTTCAAATACAGCCGAGTACGGCGATTTAACAGTTGGACCACGTGTGGTGGGGCCAGAAGTTAAAGAGAACATGAAAAAGGTTTTGAATGATATTCAAACTGGAGCTTTTGCTAAAGGTTGGATTTTGGAAAATACTGCAGGCCAACCTATGCTTAATGCTCTTAGAAGAGAGGCTAAAGAGCACAAAATTGAAGAGGTGGGGAAGAGGATTAGGGCTATGATGTCATGGTTGCCGAAAGTTGAATATTAA
- a CDS encoding 2-isopropylmalate synthase — MKRIKIFDTTLRDGEQSPGVSLNSEEKCEIAKQLARLNVDCIEAGFPIASEGDFRAVQQIAREVKGPIIAALARAKKEDIDRAWEAIKDNEKPRIHTFLATSDLHLEKKLQISREVALSKIRESVTYARSLCTDVEFSAEDASRSDLEFLAQCVSTAIESGAKTINIPDTVGYATPSEMAEIIRYLKENVRGIENVDISVHCHNDLGLAVANSLASIEAGASQVECTINGIGERAGNAALEEIVMALYVRKNFYQSFTNINTQEIYRTSRLVSSLTGMNVQANKAIVGANAFAHESGIHQDGVLKDKRTYEILDSELIGLTGSQMVLGKHSGRHAFRKRIEDLGFKLSPADLNKAFIAFKEMADKKQQIHDMDLVTLISDIIFQGEEFYRVDYVGVFSGTNSYPTATVVLEKSNGERLVDSGTGNGSVDAIYKTIEKIVNLKLNLIDFNIKAITGGTDALGEVTVRVQDSDKRVFIGRGSDTDILVASAKAFVSSVNKMISYKSMQS; from the coding sequence TTGAAAAGAATAAAGATTTTTGATACAACTCTTAGAGATGGAGAACAATCTCCAGGTGTAAGCCTTAATAGTGAAGAGAAATGTGAGATTGCAAAGCAATTAGCTAGACTTAACGTTGACTGTATCGAGGCAGGTTTTCCTATTGCCTCAGAAGGCGATTTTAGAGCTGTCCAACAAATTGCAAGAGAGGTTAAGGGCCCAATTATTGCAGCTCTTGCAAGAGCGAAAAAGGAAGACATAGACAGAGCCTGGGAAGCAATAAAAGATAATGAAAAACCAAGAATTCATACCTTTTTGGCTACATCTGATCTGCACCTTGAAAAGAAGCTTCAGATTTCAAGAGAGGTAGCCTTGTCTAAGATAAGAGAATCAGTAACCTATGCTAGATCTCTTTGTACAGATGTTGAGTTTTCAGCAGAAGATGCTTCTAGAAGCGACCTTGAGTTTCTTGCTCAATGTGTTAGTACAGCTATAGAGTCAGGTGCAAAAACGATTAATATTCCTGATACTGTTGGTTATGCTACTCCAAGTGAAATGGCTGAGATTATTCGATATCTTAAAGAAAATGTTAGAGGAATAGAAAATGTAGATATTTCTGTTCATTGTCATAACGATTTAGGCCTTGCAGTTGCTAACTCTTTAGCTTCTATAGAAGCTGGCGCCTCGCAAGTTGAATGTACTATTAATGGAATTGGCGAAAGGGCTGGGAATGCAGCTCTTGAAGAGATAGTGATGGCACTTTATGTTAGAAAGAACTTTTATCAGAGTTTTACCAACATTAATACGCAGGAAATTTATAGAACTAGTAGGTTGGTATCATCATTAACAGGGATGAACGTACAGGCAAACAAGGCTATTGTAGGTGCTAATGCTTTTGCCCACGAATCAGGTATACATCAGGATGGAGTTTTGAAAGACAAGAGAACTTATGAAATTCTTGATTCAGAACTTATTGGGCTTACTGGTTCACAAATGGTACTTGGAAAACACTCTGGCAGACACGCCTTTAGAAAAAGGATTGAAGATTTGGGATTCAAGTTGTCTCCTGCAGATTTAAATAAGGCTTTTATAGCTTTTAAAGAAATGGCTGATAAAAAACAACAAATTCATGATATGGACCTTGTAACCCTTATTAGTGATATTATTTTCCAAGGTGAAGAATTCTATAGAGTTGATTATGTTGGCGTTTTTTCAGGCACAAATTCTTACCCTACCGCAACTGTAGTGCTAGAGAAGAGTAATGGAGAAAGATTAGTAGATTCAGGTACTGGTAACGGTTCAGTAGATGCAATTTATAAGACTATTGAAAAGATTGTTAATTTGAAACTAAATTTAATTGATTTTAACATTAAAGCTATTACAGGTGGAACAGATGCTTTAGGAGAGGTTACAGTAAGGGTTCAAGATTCTGACAAGAGGGTTTTTATAGGCAGAGGATCTGATACTGATATTCTTGTAGCCTCTGCAAAGGCATTTGTGAGTTCTGTAAACAAGATGATTAGTTATAAATCAATGCAATCTTAG